The sequence TAAGAGGCGAGAAGAATTTGACTGAGCGTTTCCTTTCACACCTCGCCGGTTATGAGAACTCAACTCCGGTCAGAATCGGCAACGCAGCATTCAGCCAGAAACAGAATGACATTTATGGAGTCCTTCTGGATATAATCCTCATATTTTTAAGCACATTTAAATGTGATCCTCAGACAAAAGAGAGCCTCTGGACAATCGTGAGATCTATTGCCCGGACAGTGACTGAATCCTGGAATGAGCCGGATATGGGTATATGGGAATTCCGCAGTCAGAAACAGCACTTTACCTTCTCAAAACTGCTCTGCTGGATGGCGATGGACAGGGCTTCCCGGATAGCTGCCTTTCTTGGGAAGAACTCCTTTTCCATAACATGGTGCAAGACTCGTGAGATAATTAAAGAAGATATAATGGAAAAGGGCTGGAACGGGAAAATCAATTCTTTCACACAATACTACGGAAGTGAACATCTTGATGCTGCTAATCTTCTTATGGAACCATACGGTTTCCTTGATGCTTCGGATCCCCGTTATGTCATGACTGTTACCAAAACGCTTGAGCAGCTTTGTAAAAACGGTCTGATGTATCGTTATCGTAATGATGATGACTTTGGGAAGCCGGAGTCCTCATTTACACTGTGCTCTTTCTGGATGATTTCTGCATTATTTAAAATCGGAGAAAAAGAGAGAGCCTGTGCGATGTTTGAAAAGCTCCTCTCTCATTCCAATCACCTGAAACTTTTCAGTGAAGACATTGATTTTACATCTGGAAGACTTCTGGGAAATTTTCCCCAGGCTTACAGCCATCTGGCATTGATAGACACAGCAGTGCTTTTATACGGCTCGGATAAAAGCATACCGGAGGAACGGGGGCAAGCAGAAAAGATGGAGATTGTTTATAGCTGAGCTGGATAATGCCACTATAATGTATTACATAAGTTTCTGTTCCCCTTTATCCTGATCTTTACAACCTTCAGGGTTCCCGTATTGCAGGCTTCTGTGAAGCATGATTAATGCAGCCTTCAGGAAGATCTTCACAGAACTCTTCTTTGTAAATATCCAGTGCGGTGAGGAAAAACGAGGCAATTATTGGCCCAATGATAAAGCCTGTGATTCCAAAGATACTCAAACCTCCGATTGTTGAAATAAGAATTATCACATCATGCATTCGTGCGCTGCTTCCCACAACCCGCGGACGTATCACATTGTCCGCATTGCTGACAACCAGGAAATGGGTCACCAGGATTCCTATTCCCTGCCAGACCCTCCCAATCAATATCTGGACTATTCCAATGGGTACCAGTACAATCGATACACCAACTACAGGAAGTATAGAGAGAATCACCATTATAAAACCCCAGATAAGCCAGCCTTTAACACCAAAAATAAGGAGAGTCAATCCTCCCAGAAGGCCGTCAACAAGACCGATTATCAAAGTTCCAAGGACGGTAGCACGGGAAATCAGTGTAAAACGGGACACAATCATGTCTTTCTGGGATTTTTTGATTGGAAGAAGAGATTTGAAATTTTCGATTATTCTCTCTCCGTCAATGTAGAAATAAAACAGAAGGAGAATTGCCATAAGCAGATCAAAGGCAACTCCGAAGACACCAGCATAAGTTCTGTTAAGGACAAGGGATGCGGCAGAAGCACTATTCTTGATAATCTCCTGTCCCACGGATTCCCATTCAACCTGTTCCACAGCGTATTTCCCTATAGGCGTTTTTAAAAACCAGGCGATTATCGGCTGTTCCCGCCAGGTCTTCAGGAATTCACGCACCCATGGGATAGCAGCAGGGAGTATCTCTATTATCTGATTTACTATGAGATGTATGAAAATGTACAAAGGTATAAGGACAAGGAGAACCAAACCTGCACAGCAGATAAACGATGCCAGGAATTTTTTGTTTCTCAGTTTTTTAAGGAGAAATTTATAGACTGGAAAAGTAAGTGCCGAAATAGTGGCTGCAAGTGCCAGAGGTACAAGAAAGATATAGGCCATAGGGAAGAATGCAACTGTTGCTGCCAGGAGTAAACTGAGTACAGTGGCGTGGGATAGCAGTTTCCCGGGAGTTTGAGGATTACTTTGAGGGGCAGTTTCTCCTTTGGGTTCTATTGAAGATTTATCGGGAACCGGCTCTTCAGTGTTTACCTTCTTTTTTGGCTTCCTTTTGGATTTTTCAGCCATTTCTGCCTCGTAAATAGCAAAGATTAAGTGTAATAATCTGGTGCAATTAGCGAGCCATAAAAAACTGCAAGGGACGGACTATCTTTACCTTTTTCGAGAATGGATAAGAGATATCTATTTCTAAGAGGAAAACTTGTTTTGAGAGAAAAGGCACTCTTGCTGGACTTATGGGCAAGAGGATATTATTTCCATAAGGCACCTCTGGGGTGAAAGATTGATTTAAGCGATTTAAAAATGCTGAGCTGTCTCAGTGGTGAAATTTTGATTCTTAATCTCTAAAAACTTAGTATCTGTCTAAACCTTAGTAGTAGTGCAGAAGACCCAATACCCAAGATCTTATTATAAAATGTGAAAACGAGTACCATAAACAGCATCCTCTGGGGTGAAAAAAGAAATTGCAGGTGACGGACTACTTTTGCTTTTTTCGAAAAATGGAGAATTGATATCTATTTCTAAGAGGAAAATTCTCAAATTTGATTTAACTATCTCAGGATTAATTCTCGATATGAGAAAAGGTGTTCATTTTGAAAAACAATAAGCCACTGTGTCACCTTCGGGGTGAAAAAATGAAGTTTCCAGGGAGCAAACCTTTCCTGAAATGAAAAACAGATATCTATTTCCAGAGGGAAATTCCCACTTTGCTAAATCGGTTCTGGAGGTTAATTCTGAGTACGAGAAAAGACGTTCCAATTTGAAAATTGTTAAGTCAATATGTTACCTCTGGGGTGCAAAATGAAAAACCAGTAATAAGTAAACTATCACTTTACTTCCCAAAATGAATATTTTGCAAAAATTTCTATCCACGAACCAACTCTTAAATCTCAATGGTTTTTACAATTTGAAAAAAAACGGCAAATATTTATAGATTGTTTTCCAGAAAAAACGTATAGAAAACCCATTCGATACCGATATCCACCAATCTCAAGAAGGAATATTTTGTGTATTCTAACACTACTTTACCGTAGAAACTGTGTAGTTTTACGGCTGTTGTCAGTATAAATGTAAATCCCTGAAGAAATACCGGGTCTTGACATAAAAGCAGCTTCCGGCAGTACCATCATTCTTCCCCTGAGGTCGAAAACCTTTTGTAAACATCCTCCTTTTTCTGGTACTGTCACCGGTCTTTTGTATATCCTTTTTTCGATTCCTGTTATCAGTTTCCCCGATTCCCACCTCAACTGTGCCGGGTTTTTCCCGTTCTCAATGTCCGATCCAATTGACGGCCACTCCATACTGCCATAAAAGGCCGGTTTATTTTTAAGATAGTAGGAAACAAGTATGACCCGATTTTCAATACTTTCATCCCATACATACACTCCGTTTACTTTCTCACCATGTCTTATCGTACCCGTCGAACTGCCGTCGTCAATCCATTTTTTACTTGTATTCCCTACCAGATTCTGTAAATGGGAGTTATCGGAGAGATAAATTCCAGGTCCCTGAACAACATTTCTAAGAAATGTATTCCCCGGCCCCATCGGCCCCCAGTAGTCTGCAATTCCAATCTCCTGAACTACATTACCTTCAAAAAGGTTCATCTGTGCATAATGACCATGAAGAGAGATATCGCATGGATCCCATCCTGTATTGAGATTTGTTTCTCCCTCACCCTGTACCGGATTAATCGAATAGTTGTACCCGAATACGCATCCTACTGTTCCAATATGCACCATCATCGCATGACGCAGGGAATCAAAGATATTGTTTTCACAGAGCCCGTCAGTTGAGTGAAAGCCGAACTCAACCCCGTAACCAGCTCCACCATCTCCATAAGAAAAGGATCTGTGAAAATAGCTGTCACGAAATTCACAACCAATTGTCGTGTTGTTCGTTATGTGCATTTTCCGTGTGTGATAACTTTCGATATTTCTTACCCAGCAGTAGGCCGCGTTCTTGAACTGAAATGTACTGTTTCCTTCCTGAAGTCTTTCGATGTAAAAATTTTCAAACCCTACACCGCGCACAAAACCCTGGGGTCTGATTTGCGGATTGAGATCGGATCTGACATCATAATGGAGTGGAGTGCGGAATGTCACGTTGTTACCTTCTATATTTACAACTTCGAAAAGCTGGCCAACAGCATTATCAGCCCATGACTGAATCCATGCTTGATCAGTGTACATCAGAGGGGGATCATTTGCCTGCTGGATCTCAGCGAAAGCGCCAACAGTAAATTTGCTGCCATCATCGACTGTAACTGTTTTTGATCCTTTTGTAAATCCGCCCGGCAGATTCTGCCATTGCCCCCTTTTGTACGCTACCACATCGAAACAGAGTCCGGTGTGATCGTGAAGCAGTTTTGTTTTATCATAGCCGTCTCCGCGAATGACAACATTATTTTTGCCGATAGAAATAGTGCCGCTGAAATAATAGCTGCCTGCAGGGAAGTATACAACTCCGCCCTCAGAAGGGACCGCTTCTATTGCCCTTGTTATAGCATCTTTACAATCAGCTTTTCCGGTTGAATCAGCACCGAAATCAATGACATTGATAATGTTCTCAGAGGGAACTGAAATTCCTCCAGGTACTCCGGGATCCCAGACTGTCATACGGTCAGGAGTCAAAATCTCTGCTGAGATGCAGAACACTGTTACCAGTGCACAGGGAAAAAACATAAATCGTTTCATACAGTAACCTTCCATAGAAAGTTTGGTTTTCAGCGACTCATGTAAAAATTATACCACTAAAAACCAGTAGTGTCAGATTAATAGACTGTATTGCTGTTTCGATGGGAAATCTTTATTTCCCGTTGTTTACCGGTAATTCAGGTGGAGCGTTTCTGCCAAGTGGATATATCAAATACGGAGTTGAAAAAGCTGGGAGGCTCATCATTCCATTAAGGTATCTCTTCCACACCATATAGCCCTGAACTTTGAGTTCTTAGAAAAATCCGGGCAGGACAGCTATCTCTCTTGTCCTGCCCTCTATCACTTCAAGATTTCCTTCCCTGAAATACTACTGAGTGAATACCCGGTTTGGGTTCACCCAGAATTGAGGTTTTTCCAAGTGCCGCCTGCTTTTTCCCGATAATACACAGTTCCAGATCCTGACTTCTTACTTTAATTTCTATGTCATACTCAAGAGGTGTTGTAAGAAAAGAATCTGCCAGTACCCTTATCTGCTCTATTATATCGGGAGTGGAGAGAAAAGACTTGAAAATATCGCCTTTCAGAGGACCGACAGTTATTCGGAATTTGCTGCCGAAGTCAACGATACTGCTGCCAAGTAAAGAATCCTGCCCCAGACAGCAGCTTCCAAGGGGACGCAAATCGTGAACATGCACACGATTCGGCAAAAACTCCTGTATCTCTGTCGGGATTCCACCGCAGAAGGAGGAAACAAGAGCACACAATCCTTCTGCTGTTCCTTTTCCTGAGATGAAGAGTCCACCGTAAGGCAGAAGGTCTGTGTTCTCTCTTTCGGGTATACCTGCAAGAGACATTATACGGTCAAGAAAAGAAACCGTTTCCTGGTTTCTATCTATGTTCAGTAGATTGTGCTTTTTCCAGGCCTGATAGAAAAAACAATAAGTTCTATGGCTGAAAATTGAGAGGAAGTCAATCAGGGCTTCTGAATCCTCCGTATGACGGCATATATAGTCGGAGAAATAGAGTGGAAGCGGAGAGGAGACACCGGTCAGTCCCATGAAGGCGAGAGTAAAAAAAACAGAGTTCTTTCCTTCTTTTATAGAGGTTATGTCACTCTGGGGAAAAACTGTTGACAGGTCAGATAAAAAGCGGATCATGCCTGAGTTCAAAGGATCAGAGATACCCTTTGAGATACAGTCCTTTTCAAGCAGAGAAACTGCCCTGAAAAAATCAAAGCTCCGTGCGTCTTGTGAGAGTGTTTCAATTAAACCGGCCATTTTTTACCTTTTAGAGAATTCCATTTATAGCATTTTCCCGAAGGTTTTAATTCAATTGACAGCAGAAGGAAAGAGTTAATACAGATGTATTTTGATAAAAACTCTGCAAGGACCTCTCCGAAAAGATGTATCTCCTGGGGAAAGGGGAAAAGCGATTCCTGTATATGGATACAGTACTCTACACCTCTGATTAGACCTCCTCTGAAAACCTGCTCTGCCGGTTTGATGTTTATTTTTGATATAGACTTTATTTTTCTGAGATTCGATTCATCCTGTGACCACTCATGAATGGAAAGGATGTTTTTAAGATACTCTGCCGAGGAAAATGAGGACCAGCCCGCAGAGAGCTGTGAGAGAAATGTCCAGAGAAAGTTCTTTTCTTCCGGAGGGAGGAAGGGAAGTGTAGGTCTGGTGATATTTGTAAATGTTACAAAATCGGGCAGATCTCGCCCTGGGTTGTTTATGCTGTCCTCTCTCAGTTCTACTCTTGGTAATTCCCCATCAGTGCAGTATGCCCTTACAGACAGTGCCTCTTCAGCCAGTTCATCCAGTGTGCTTCTGCAGTTTGTGCTGATGTAAAGGTCTCGTCCTGAGCTGAAATTACTTCTGAAAGCAGAACTGAAAACCCGGTCTCCTCCGCATGGAGAAAACCTGCGTGAATAGGGGTATGTTTCCCCTGTTCTGCGATTGAGTGCCGTGACAGAGATGATACTGTGTATGCGGGAATACCTGTGACGGAGATCTGGTTTTACCAGGTATTCGGCTTTTTTTCCGGTTTTGAGCACCGGTTCGGTGTCGCTTTGATAAAGGTTTACCGCAGGTGTGCAGAATAGACGGAATGTTTCAAGGCCAAAGTGTCTTTCCTGAGGGAAATCACTATCGAAACGCAGTTCGACGGAAAATTCCTGATCCTGAGGATCTGCTGTTGACAAAGTATCTATGCCGCATAGGTCAATAAACATGAATTTTTCAGGGTAAAGGAAGTATTCAAGCAGCAGACGGCTGCTCCTGAATTCACGCGGATCCTCTGGAAGAAGTGACTGCGTGGGAGAAAATCCGGAACATACAGGCTTTGGAAGAGGGATTCTGTTGTTGCCCAAAACAAGAAAAATTTTTTCAGTGTGACAAAGAAAAAAATTGTGAATGGAGAGAGCGGTAGTATGTTCAGCATGGAGGTAAATTCTTACAGGGTCAAGTTTCAGGTTTTTCCAGTTGACTCCCGGCTCAAGTCTGAATCTGAAAATGAGAGATGCCCTGCCGCTGTTATCGTTTCCCCTGATTACTTTTTCGATTGACACAGGATTAACAGCGATTTCCTGGATTGTCATAAAATGACAGGGGACCGAATCCGGGCCGACAGGTTTTGAGAGCAGGTTTGCTCCTCTGGGAAGAATACGAGTTTCCTGAAGGTGCCCTTTCCGAGGTTTGAACTGGACGATTGTGAGGGATGGAATTTCGTACAGAAACTGTGGCCAGAGAAGGTCTATGAGTCCCCCGGTGAGTTCAGGGAAGGAGTCATCGAGTTTTTCCCTTATTCGGGCGGCAAGAAAAGCGAATCCTTCGAAGAGTCTCTCGACATAGGGATCACGGTCTCCTACAGCATCGATATCCAGAAATCTTGCCTGTTCCGGATGCGCACGTGCAAATTCTTTTCCGGATTCATAGAGATACTGAAGTTCCTCTTCGTAGTATTTCTGTATCATTTGAAATATCTATTCCTTTTTTCTGAAGGGTGAAACCGAAGAGTTTCCGGTTCCGGTGAAAGTGGTCTGGAACCGCACCTGGCCACCACCTTTTATCTGCCCGTTTATGATGAAAACAATCCTTTGCCTGCCAGATTCGGGCTCCTGATATTGAACTCTTACATTGACCAGCCGGGGTTCATATTTTTCGACAGTACGTCTTATTGCGTCCCTGAGATTCTCCAGCCCATCAGGCAAGGTACGGTAAACCTCGGAGATATCAGGAAGTCCGTAATCCGGAAGGTAAGAGATACTTCCCACCCTGGTGTTGAACATCCTGGAGAGATGATCCATCACTGAATAGACACGTCGTTCGCTGTATCCGATGCTTTCCAGCGGAGTTCCATCAAGAAAACAGCCTGTAAGGCTCTCAAAAATGCCTTGCTGCATAGAAAAACTGTTTTTGGGAAAAAGTTATTGAGAAAATTGAGAAAAGGGAAGTCGAATAGATATCAAGAATATAATAAGTTTAAGTTTAGAACGGTACACTATAATATGCAAATTGAATTGCCGGGTGGAAAGGAGAAAGAAACATGGAGAATAAAATGGATATAAGCAGGAACAATTGAGAAGATCAGAAAAACAGCCTGATTTTTATTACCAGTTTGGTAGTGTCCGGTTAATAGCACCTTCCTTCATGACCATCCCGTATGAATAATGACTGGCTATCTTTGGTGGGAGTTCAAGCCTGCATAGTGAGCGAAGCCTAAGTGTGCAGAATACATACAAAGAGGGCTCACTGAGCGTAGCCAAAGTGAGCCCGAAAGATATTTTCTTTACAATTACCTCATGAATGTAAAGCTTTCCTGCAGCTTTCCTGCAGTAGCCCTTACTATGTAAAGTCCAGCCGGTATGTTTGTTGCATCCCAGCTTATCGAGTGGTTTCCGGCAGTCTTTACCTCATCGATCAGCTCCTTTACAAGAACACCATTGGCATTATAGATCGCCATCTTTACAGGTGCTTCATCTTTAAGGGAGAAAGAGATCTGCGCTAACCCGTCAGACATACGTGCCGTAAGTGAAATCGCTGAAATTGGTGCACTCTCTTTTCTCAAAATACCAGTGGCGTTATCCGGTTCTTTGGTTAAAGGATGCGGATAAGTGTATGGCTTGTATCCGGGCATCTCGTAGGTGAAATAGTCTTTGTCGAGTTTGATATAGTTCGAACAATTGTTTACAGGATTAATGGCTTTACCTTCCAGAATGTTATTCCAGAAATAGGCATGATTGATCAGGTCAGGACAGGGTAACTTTGTACAGCTCTGAGTACACGAACCATTACAAAGCGCGTAATCGGTTATGGTGATCGCCTTGCCCGCATTATAACCTTTGAAGGTATTGTTGAACACTACACCCTGTCCGCCTCTGAGGTGGATGACCCGGGAGATTGTGGGACAGATATTGAAGACGTTGTTATAGATCTCCCAGGTAGCCGAACCTCTGCCTTTTACCTCACATGCCCCGTGTGCGTCAACTATATCCCACAGTGATTTACTGTAGTTAAACTGGTTATGACGTACCACGTATTTTGAGTGGCTGTTTGAGGCGATCCAGTGAGGCGGATTTCCGCTTGAGTTAGCTGTGATTATGTTATCCTCAAAGAAAAGCGCATCCGATGTCCCCAGCGGATAGGGAGGTCTGGGATTGGGATCGTTGCTTCCGTATAGTCTTGCAGCATAGGAATTGAGAAATTCATTGTGATCGAAAACTCCCGTTGCCCCGCCTGTAGTCTCGATGACAATATAGTTCCCCTGGAACTTGCAATGATCTACCCGGAGATTCTTTACTGCCTGTTTGGGTGAGCCGCTCCCTGAAGCGTAAATCACCTGGTTGCCTGAACGGAATTCGATCCCGGTAATTCTGAGACCGGAGGCACTCTCACCTGAGAGGTAGATGGTTTTGCTTCCGGCATTGATTATTGTTGAACCTGCTCCTGCTCCCTTGATAGTGATATTCTTCTTCTCTATCCTCAACTGTCCTGACCAGGACTGGGTTCCCGACGGTAATACTACTGTGTCACCGGGAGAAGCCGAATTAACAGCAGACTGCACTTCTGATTGAGAGAGGCTTTTTGCCTTGATCACATCACCGTGAGAAGAGGCAACAAAAGCCGCTGCACCGCAAAAAAGAACTCCTTTAGTTAAAGACTTTAAATTCAGGAAACAACGTACTGACACTTAAACACCTGCCTTTAAAAGAAATACAACACATTAAGAGTAACTGATTTGTTCCCAATATAACATTTTAGAGAGAACAAATTGCAAGTGTTTGTTTGTCAAATATTATGAAATGTAAAGGTTTGATCCGCTGAAAGACCTGATTTTAAAGGGTGATGGTGAATGTTGAGGAATTATGGGTGTTGATAATTGAGTGTGAACATCAGAGGAAAAGAACTGTTTCTGGAAGGCTCTTATTTTACCACTTCACCATTTTCCCAATTGATCGTAGTAACACGTGGCTGCTCACCTGCAGAGTAGTCGTAGAAGATTTCCTTGCCATGCTTTTTTCCGGCGCGGTAAAATGCCTCGTAGATTTTCCGTCCGCTCTCATCATAACCTATTTCCAGGCCGTCTTTAAGCCCGTTTTTGTAAAGCTCTTCCTTGGCTTTCTTTCCGTTATTGTAGAAAGTGGTCTCAAGCCCTTCCTGTTTGTCGGCACGATAAAGGATCTCTTTCTCAAGAACTCCTCTGTGATTCCAGAAAATCTCTTTACCGCTTTTATTCCCGTTTACATAGGTGGTTTCTCTCAGTTTAGCCCCGAAAGCATCCCAAAGAGTCTCCAATCCGTTCTTTTTTCCGTTCCTGTACTCTACTTCCATCTTTTTGGCTCCGTTAGGATACCAGATTGTGTAAGTTCCATGCCGGATGGAGCCCCTTTTTGTTGTAAATCTTTCCTGACCTTCAGGAGTGTCCTGCTCAACGAGCTTAAGATTGCTGCAACTGGCTAAAAATGCGCATAAAACCGCGGCTGTGATCCATCTCATTTTTTCCTCTTGCCCCCCTTGCAGGAATCTGACTGCTTGAGTGTATAGGTCTCAAGTCGACTGCAAGATATGCACCTTTACTGAATGAATGCTTTTTTTGTTTATTTTAGAACTATCTGTGCTTTCTGCATAGATATTCTTATACAAAAAGAATGTTTTATCCGGAAATCCGGGTTCCATGTTTCAAATCAGGAAAATATTTATTAAAGATAACATGGTTTAAAATAATAATATATTCAAAATCTTTGTACAGTATTTTTATCAGTAATATCCCAGAAAGCAAGAAAAGAGGATTGCTGAGCAGCACAGTACGGTTCAGGTTTCTGCCTGGTCGGAGACAAAAGTGCTCAACCAGAACGCATATAAAAGCGCTCATTTTATTATATTCACTGAGAACAATATACATTCCACCTGAACCTGGACTATTGAATCGGCAGGTTCGTAATAACCTTATATGGATGAACAACTTAAGGAACGTCTGGCAAGTGTCCGGGAACGGATTGACAGGGCTGCCCGGAAATCGGGAAGAGATGCTGAAGCTGTAAGGCTGATAGCTGTTACAAAGACCTGTCCGGCACAGGTGCTTCAGGAGCTGATAGAACTGGGAATCAGGGATCTTGGTGAAAACAGGGTCAATGAAATTGAACAGAAAGCTCCGATGCTTAAGGGTGATTATACCCTTCATATGATTGGCCATCTCCAGACAAACAAAGTATCCCGTGTGCTGCCATATATAGATTGGATTCAATCGGTCGATAGGGAGAGGTTAATCTCCAGGATCGAGTTTCTGCACAAAGGTCCTCCCCTGAAAGCCCTGGTGGAAGTGAATACATCCGGTGAGGAGTCCAAAACCGGATGCAAACCTCAGGACTGCAGGAAAATCTGTGAGAGAGTGGTGCAAAGCGCTTCCCTGAAATTCTGTGGCCTTATGACGATAGGGCCTCTCCATGGCGGGGAGAAGGAGGTCCGGGGGGCTTTTTCGATGCTGCGGGAACTCGGTGAGGAAGTAAAGGATCTTGCAGGGGAGATAGAATTGTCCATGGGGATGAGCGGAGATTTTGAATGGGCAATTGAGGAGGGATCAACGATGGTGCGTATTGGCACTCTTCTTCTGGGTGAGCGTCGCTGATGGCCTATTGGATTCTCCTTATTTTC comes from Fibrobacter sp. and encodes:
- a CDS encoding AI-2E family transporter, with the protein product MAEKSKRKPKKKVNTEEPVPDKSSIEPKGETAPQSNPQTPGKLLSHATVLSLLLAATVAFFPMAYIFLVPLALAATISALTFPVYKFLLKKLRNKKFLASFICCAGLVLLVLIPLYIFIHLIVNQIIEILPAAIPWVREFLKTWREQPIIAWFLKTPIGKYAVEQVEWESVGQEIIKNSASAASLVLNRTYAGVFGVAFDLLMAILLLFYFYIDGERIIENFKSLLPIKKSQKDMIVSRFTLISRATVLGTLIIGLVDGLLGGLTLLIFGVKGWLIWGFIMVILSILPVVGVSIVLVPIGIVQILIGRVWQGIGILVTHFLVVSNADNVIRPRVVGSSARMHDVIILISTIGGLSIFGITGFIIGPIIASFFLTALDIYKEEFCEDLPEGCINHASQKPAIREP
- a CDS encoding YggS family pyridoxal phosphate-dependent enzyme, whose protein sequence is MDEQLKERLASVRERIDRAARKSGRDAEAVRLIAVTKTCPAQVLQELIELGIRDLGENRVNEIEQKAPMLKGDYTLHMIGHLQTNKVSRVLPYIDWIQSVDRERLISRIEFLHKGPPLKALVEVNTSGEESKTGCKPQDCRKICERVVQSASLKFCGLMTIGPLHGGEKEVRGAFSMLRELGEEVKDLAGEIELSMGMSGDFEWAIEEGSTMVRIGTLLLGERR
- a CDS encoding dockerin, whose translation is MKRFMFFPCALVTVFCISAEILTPDRMTVWDPGVPGGISVPSENIINVIDFGADSTGKADCKDAITRAIEAVPSEGGVVYFPAGSYYFSGTISIGKNNVVIRGDGYDKTKLLHDHTGLCFDVVAYKRGQWQNLPGGFTKGSKTVTVDDGSKFTVGAFAEIQQANDPPLMYTDQAWIQSWADNAVGQLFEVVNIEGNNVTFRTPLHYDVRSDLNPQIRPQGFVRGVGFENFYIERLQEGNSTFQFKNAAYCWVRNIESYHTRKMHITNNTTIGCEFRDSYFHRSFSYGDGGAGYGVEFGFHSTDGLCENNIFDSLRHAMMVHIGTVGCVFGYNYSINPVQGEGETNLNTGWDPCDISLHGHYAQMNLFEGNVVQEIGIADYWGPMGPGNTFLRNVVQGPGIYLSDNSHLQNLVGNTSKKWIDDGSSTGTIRHGEKVNGVYVWDESIENRVILVSYYLKNKPAFYGSMEWPSIGSDIENGKNPAQLRWESGKLITGIEKRIYKRPVTVPEKGGCLQKVFDLRGRMMVLPEAAFMSRPGISSGIYIYTDNSRKTTQFLR
- the tssF gene encoding type VI secretion system baseplate subunit TssF, translated to MIQKYYEEELQYLYESGKEFARAHPEQARFLDIDAVGDRDPYVERLFEGFAFLAARIREKLDDSFPELTGGLIDLLWPQFLYEIPSLTIVQFKPRKGHLQETRILPRGANLLSKPVGPDSVPCHFMTIQEIAVNPVSIEKVIRGNDNSGRASLIFRFRLEPGVNWKNLKLDPVRIYLHAEHTTALSIHNFFLCHTEKIFLVLGNNRIPLPKPVCSGFSPTQSLLPEDPREFRSSRLLLEYFLYPEKFMFIDLCGIDTLSTADPQDQEFSVELRFDSDFPQERHFGLETFRLFCTPAVNLYQSDTEPVLKTGKKAEYLVKPDLRHRYSRIHSIISVTALNRRTGETYPYSRRFSPCGGDRVFSSAFRSNFSSGRDLYISTNCRSTLDELAEEALSVRAYCTDGELPRVELREDSINNPGRDLPDFVTFTNITRPTLPFLPPEEKNFLWTFLSQLSAGWSSFSSAEYLKNILSIHEWSQDESNLRKIKSISKINIKPAEQVFRGGLIRGVEYCIHIQESLFPFPQEIHLFGEVLAEFLSKYICINSFLLLSIELKPSGKCYKWNSLKGKKWPV
- a CDS encoding T9SS type A sorting domain-containing protein, producing MSVRCFLNLKSLTKGVLFCGAAAFVASSHGDVIKAKSLSQSEVQSAVNSASPGDTVVLPSGTQSWSGQLRIEKKNITIKGAGAGSTIINAGSKTIYLSGESASGLRITGIEFRSGNQVIYASGSGSPKQAVKNLRVDHCKFQGNYIVIETTGGATGVFDHNEFLNSYAARLYGSNDPNPRPPYPLGTSDALFFEDNIITANSSGNPPHWIASNSHSKYVVRHNQFNYSKSLWDIVDAHGACEVKGRGSATWEIYNNVFNICPTISRVIHLRGGQGVVFNNTFKGYNAGKAITITDYALCNGSCTQSCTKLPCPDLINHAYFWNNILEGKAINPVNNCSNYIKLDKDYFTYEMPGYKPYTYPHPLTKEPDNATGILRKESAPISAISLTARMSDGLAQISFSLKDEAPVKMAIYNANGVLVKELIDEVKTAGNHSISWDATNIPAGLYIVRATAGKLQESFTFMR
- the tssE gene encoding type VI secretion system baseplate subunit TssE translates to MQQGIFESLTGCFLDGTPLESIGYSERRVYSVMDHLSRMFNTRVGSISYLPDYGLPDISEVYRTLPDGLENLRDAIRRTVEKYEPRLVNVRVQYQEPESGRQRIVFIINGQIKGGGQVRFQTTFTGTGNSSVSPFRKKE
- the tssG gene encoding type VI secretion system baseplate subunit TssG; translation: MAGLIETLSQDARSFDFFRAVSLLEKDCISKGISDPLNSGMIRFLSDLSTVFPQSDITSIKEGKNSVFFTLAFMGLTGVSSPLPLYFSDYICRHTEDSEALIDFLSIFSHRTYCFFYQAWKKHNLLNIDRNQETVSFLDRIMSLAGIPERENTDLLPYGGLFISGKGTAEGLCALVSSFCGGIPTEIQEFLPNRVHVHDLRPLGSCCLGQDSLLGSSIVDFGSKFRITVGPLKGDIFKSFLSTPDIIEQIRVLADSFLTTPLEYDIEIKVRSQDLELCIIGKKQAALGKTSILGEPKPGIHSVVFQGRKS
- a CDS encoding toxin-antitoxin system YwqK family antitoxin, which codes for MRWITAAVLCAFLASCSNLKLVEQDTPEGQERFTTKRGSIRHGTYTIWYPNGAKKMEVEYRNGKKNGLETLWDAFGAKLRETTYVNGNKSGKEIFWNHRGVLEKEILYRADKQEGLETTFYNNGKKAKEELYKNGLKDGLEIGYDESGRKIYEAFYRAGKKHGKEIFYDYSAGEQPRVTTINWENGEVVK